One stretch of Nomascus leucogenys isolate Asia chromosome 9, Asia_NLE_v1, whole genome shotgun sequence DNA includes these proteins:
- the PDC gene encoding phosducin, with amino-acid sequence MSSPQSRNGKDSKERVSRKMSIQEYELIHKEKEDENCLRKYRRQCMQDMHQKLSFGPRYGFVYELETGEQFLETIEKELKITTIVVHIYEDGIKGCDALNSSLTCLAAEYPIVKFCKIKASNTGAGDRFSLDVLPTLLIYKGGELISNFISVAEQFAEEFFAGDVESFLNEYGLLPEREVHALEHTKIEEENIE; translated from the exons ATGTCTTCTCCTCAGAGTAGGAATGGCAAAGATTCAAAGGAACGAGTCAGCAGAAAG ATGAGCATTCAAGAATATGAACTAATCCATAAAGAGAAAGAGGATGAAAACTGCCTTCGTAAATACCGTAGACAGTGTATGCAGGATATGCACCAGAAGCTGAGTTTTGGGCCTAGATATGGGTTTGTGTATGAGCTGGAAACTGGGGAGCAATTCCtagaaacaattgaaaaggaactGAAGATCACCACAATCGTTGTTCACATTTATGAAGATGGTATTAAGGGTTGTGATGCTCTAAACAGTAGTTTAACATGCCTTGCAGCAGAATACCCTATAGTTaagttttgtaaaataaaagcttCGAATACAGGTGCTGGGGACCGCTTTTCCTTAGATGTACTTCCTACACTGCTCATCTATAAAGGTGGGGAACTCATAAGCAATTTTATTAGTGTTGCTGAACAGTTTGCTGAAGAATTTTTTGCTGGGGATGTGGAGTCATTCCTAAATGAATATGGGTTACTACCTGAAAGAGAGGTACATGCCCTAGAGCATAccaaaatagaagaagaaaatatcGAATAA